One window from the genome of Malus domestica chromosome 01, GDT2T_hap1 encodes:
- the LOC103417728 gene encoding uncharacterized protein isoform X5: MIDLRSLTTTRMVLMNVFALLQYVPRVLRIYLSFKELKKRPLKEKLRETPIWIKGVLNFSMYIIASHVAGALWYFFSIQRMMICWHSACRKNDGCDNRMFGCHDHHFFRNTTILNDLCPVSDGDNSSDTMFFDFGIFATALEYGLVGSTSYFKKFLNCFWWGLRNLSSLGSNLEPSADGWENLYTIFISISGLLLFLYLIGNLQMYMQFETTRREDRKRKMLIEQKVEEKGLDIELWLFKRGVPTRLNKDMKLQIIEKVQQALEDGMEINLDKIFPLLHSDVQSRIEDYMPLTKLKQVPMLRGMDEGLLKIIYEKLEHVRYTESENSFIIQKDKPLEKMVYIVDGFVYIKEGSSSRRGASAGARELCGEELLRWPFSTFFFLREPLLATESVMATGVVETLVLNASDLRSIYNQSDIFEKEARRHKGMMKKEIELYIDGLIRKNEIVIRLNHDVKSRIMKNVEEKFHQDDLYWDHLFSHLPRDFQDEIERYLPVTKLEKVPMLRGIDEDVFKIICQKLEPVRYTENTFIIQKGEQLDKMVYIVDGFVSVEKRSSVDSRQGAGELFGEELLRLPFSTDFPFTRPLATESVKAIGVVEALALYAHDLQSIYRKLDIFEKEKPRHRIMMKEEIERNIDELICSNGIPERLNQDVKSRMMKNVEENFQQDDLYWDLLDWDHLVYGLPLDFQKEIISYMPLTKLKQVLAFQNMDYKVLKEICNHLRPKTYNRNDNIIKKGDPIQMLLIVEGRIGQEGWVKDAGEIYGEELLVWPFSTSFPDEVPAAAKSPFVITDVVEALVLTAGDMESVATKFRKHFIKNYGKFVRKSEFDLFTDYYSEGAIKEATRNYTCLNNPNEEGYGTVYHTELDGRAVAIKTCNSAIGDPFIQSQRLVHEAFVLLEISHKNVERLLGCCLETRWPIMVYDRTDALTLAEHFHRNRSKLSLESRMKIAAETAGALAHVHSRSVIHRDVKTTNILVDRTTHTVQVTGFGASRLLDEDEVSTLPGTSRHLDPEYYLKSHDVYSFGVVLVELLTHQEAVSSNGSETSLANDFVRSVQEDRLGQILDGEINRDKFSFEMAKKVSELAVTCLRSREEERPSMEKVAEELEGVVQTIRNRVEYSTVDDNVSSASRTSE; this comes from the exons ATGATTGACTTGAGATCTTTGACTACAACAAGGATGGTTCTTATGAACGTTTTCGCTCTGTTGCAATATGTGCCACGAGTTCTTCGCATCTACCTCTCATTTAAAGAACTCAAAAAAAGGCCTCTTAAAGAAAAGCTTAGAGAGACTCCGATATGGATTAAAGGTGTACTCAATTTCTCTATGTACATCATTGCTAGTCAT GTAGCCGGAGCCCTgtggtattttttttctattcaaCGAATGATGATTTGTTGGCATTCTGCATGTCGAAAAAATGATGGATGTGATAACAGAATGTTTGGTTGTCATGATCACCACTTCTTTAGAAATACcacaattttaaatgatttatgccCTGTCAGTGATGGTGATAATTCATCAGACACAATGTTCTTTGATTTTGGTATATTTGCTACTGCGCTTGAATATGGTCTTGTGGGATCAACCAGTTATTTCAAAAAGTTCTTGAACTGTTTCTGGTGGGGTTTGCGAAATTTAAG TTCCTTGGGTTCAAATCTTGAGCCAAGTGCTGATGGATGGGAGAATCTCTATACGATTTTTATTTCTATAAGTGGCTTGCTTCTGTTTTTATATCTCATCGGAAATTTGCAG ATGTATATGCAATTTGAAACTACAAGAAGAGAGGATCGCAAACGCAAGATGCTAATCGAACAGAAGGTGGAAGAAAAAGGTCTTGATATAGAATTATGGTTATTTAAAAGAGGCGTTCCCACTAGGTTGAATAAGGATATGAAGTTGCAAATAATAGAAAAGGTACAACAAGCACTTGAAGACGGTATGGAAATTAATTTGGATAAAATTTTCCCTCTTCTTCACTCGGACGTTCAAAGCCGTATAGAAGATTATATGCCTTTGACAAAGTTGAAGCAA GTGCCAATGCTTCGAGGGATGGATGAAGGTTTGTTGAAAATAATCTATGAGAAACTCGAGCATGTGAGATATACTGAGAGTGAGAACAGCTTTATTATTCAAAAGGATAAACCACTTGAGAAGATGGTCTACATTGTAGACGGATTTGTATACATTAAAGAGGGATCTTCTTCGAGACGAGGTGCAAGTGCAGGTGCAAGAGAATTATGTGGAGAAGAACTTCTACGTTGGCCATTCTCCACTTTCTTCTTTCTTAGAGAACCGTTGTTGGCAACTGAATCTGTCATGGCAACTGGTGTTGTTGAAACCCTTGTTCTCAACGCATCGGACTTGCGAAGT ATATACAATCAATCAGACATTTTTGAAAAAGAGGCGCGTAGACACAAAGGAATGATGAAAAAGGAGATTGAGCTATATATAGATGGATTGATACGTAAGAATGAGATTGTTATAAGGTTGAATCATGACGTAAAGTCGCGGATCATGAAAAATGTAGAAGAAAAATTTCATCAAGATGATCTTTATTGGGATCATCTCTTTTCTCATCTTCCTAGGGATTTTCAAGATGAGATCGAAAGGTACTTGCCAGTGACTAAGTTGGAGAAG GTGCCAATGCTTCGAGGGATAGACGAAGATGTGTTCAAAATAATCTGTCAGAAACTCGAGCCTGTGAGGTATACTGAGAACACCTTTATTATTCAAAAGGGTGAACAACTGGACAAGATGGTCTACATTGTAGACGGATTTGTATCCGTTGAAAAGAGATCTTCTGTTGATTCGAGACAAGGTGCAGGAGAATTATTTGGAGAAGAACTTCTACGTTTGCCATTCTCCACTGACTTTCCTTTCACAAGACCGTTGGCAACTGAATCTGTCAAGGCAATTGGTGTTGTTGAAGCCCTTGCTCTCTACGCACATGACTTGCAAAGT ATATACCGCAAATTAGACATTTTTGAAAAAGAGAAGCCTAGACACAGAATAATGATGAAGGAGGAGATTGAGCGAAATATAGATGAATTGATATGTAGTAATGGAATTCCTGAAAGGTTGAATCAAGATGTAAAGTCGCGGATGATGAAAAACGTGgaagaaaattttcaacaaGATGATCTTTATTGGGATTTGCTCGATTGGGATCATCTCGTTTATGGTCTTCCCTTGGATTTTCAAAAAGAGATCATAAGTTACATGCCGTTGACAAAGTTGAAGCAG GTGCTAGCATTCCAAAACATGGATTATAAAGTTCTGAAAGAAATTTGTAACCACCTTCGGCCCAAGACGTATAATCGTAACGATAACATTATTAAAAAGGGTGACCCAATTCAAATGTTGTTGATTGTGGAAGGAAGAATAGGCCAAGAAGGTTGGGTAAAAGACGCGGGAGAAATCTATGGAGAAGAACTTCTGGTTTGGCCATTCTCAACCTCTTTCCCTGATGAAGTACCTGCAGCAGCTAAGTCTCCTTTTGTAATTACGGATGTTGTTGAAGCCCTTGTTCTGACGGCCGGTGACATGGAGAGTGTAGCCACCAAATTCCGGAAGcatttcataaaaaattacGGCAAATTCGTACGGAAATCGGAATTCGACCTTTTTACTGACTATTATTCTGAAGGGGCTATTAAGGAGGCCACAAGAAACTACACTTGTTTGAACaatccaaatgaagaaggcTATGGAACAGTTTACCACACAGAATTAGATGGAAGAGCTGTCGCCATAAAAACGTGCAACAGTGCTATTGGTGACCCGTTCATCCAAAGTCAACGTCTTGTTCATGAGGCATTTGTGCTTTTAGAAATCAGTCACAAAAATGTGGAGAGGCTGTTAGGTTGTTGTTTAGAGACAAGATGGCCTATAATGGTTTATGACCGCACCGATGCTTTGACTCTTGCTGAGCACTTTCACAGAAACAGATCGAAACTCTCGTTGGAATCACGAATGAAGATAGCAGCAGAAACTGCAGGAGCTCTAGCACATGTGCACTCCAGGTCAGTCATACACCGAGATGTGAAGACAACGAATATATTAGTAGATCGTACAACTCACACTGTACAAGTTACCGGTTTTGGAGCTTCGCGATTGCTTGATGAAGATGAAGTATCAACTTTGCCAGGGACATCCAGACACTTAGACCCCGAGTATTATCTTAAATCACACGACGTCTATAGCTTTGGAGTTGTTCTAGTGGAGCTACTAACACATCAAGAGGCAGTTTCTTCTAATGGGTCTGAGACATCCCTAGCAAACGACTTTGTTCGTTCAGTGCAAGAGGATCGCTTGGGCCAAATTCTCGATGGTGAAATAAACAGAGACAAGTTCAGTTTTGAGATGGCCAAAAAAGTGAGCGAGCTTGCCGTGACATGTTTGAGGTCAAGGGAGGAGGAAAGGCCTTCAATGGAAAAAGTAGCTGAGGAGCTTGAGGGAGTAGTGCAAACCATTAGAAACAGGGTAGAGTATTCTACGGTGGACGATAATGTATCTTCGGCTTCTAGAACTTCCGAGTGA